A window of the Microbacterium sp. AZCO genome harbors these coding sequences:
- the recA gene encoding recombinase RecA has translation MPSAVDREKALESALAQIDRQFGKGSVMRLGSDERAPVEVIPTGSIALDVALGIGGLPRGRIIEIYGPESSGKTTLTLHAIANVQRAGGIAAFVDAEHALDPDYAQKLGVDIDQLLVSQPDTGEQALEIADMLVRSGAIDLVVIDSVAALVPKAEIEGEMGDSHVGLQARLMSQALRKLTGGLNQTNTTMIFINQLREKIGVFFGSPETTAGGKALKFYASVRLDIRRIETLKDGADAVGNRTRVKVVKNKMAPPFKQAEFDILYGVGISREGSLIDFGVEHAIVKKSGAWYTYDGEQLGQGKENARNFLIKNEDVAAEIESKIKSKLGIGVPRGAETPAEDELAKRRPA, from the coding sequence ATGCCCTCAGCAGTTGACCGCGAGAAGGCCCTCGAATCGGCCCTCGCCCAGATCGACCGGCAGTTCGGAAAGGGCTCCGTCATGCGACTGGGCAGCGACGAGCGCGCTCCGGTCGAGGTGATCCCCACGGGCTCCATCGCGCTCGATGTCGCCCTCGGCATCGGCGGTCTGCCGCGCGGCCGCATCATCGAGATCTACGGGCCGGAGTCGTCGGGTAAGACGACGCTGACGCTGCACGCGATCGCCAATGTCCAGCGCGCCGGCGGCATCGCCGCGTTCGTCGACGCCGAGCACGCCCTCGACCCCGACTACGCGCAGAAGCTCGGCGTCGACATCGACCAGCTCCTCGTCTCGCAGCCCGACACCGGTGAGCAGGCGCTCGAGATCGCCGACATGCTCGTGCGCTCCGGCGCCATCGACCTCGTCGTCATCGACTCCGTCGCGGCGCTCGTGCCCAAGGCCGAGATCGAGGGGGAGATGGGCGACTCGCACGTCGGCCTGCAGGCGCGCCTCATGTCGCAGGCGCTGCGCAAGCTCACGGGTGGCCTCAACCAGACCAACACGACGATGATCTTCATCAACCAGCTGCGCGAGAAGATCGGCGTCTTCTTCGGCTCGCCCGAGACGACGGCCGGTGGAAAGGCGCTCAAGTTCTACGCGTCGGTCCGCCTCGACATCCGTCGCATCGAGACGCTGAAGGACGGCGCTGACGCCGTCGGAAACCGCACGCGCGTCAAGGTCGTCAAGAACAAGATGGCTCCGCCGTTCAAGCAGGCCGAGTTCGACATCCTGTACGGCGTGGGCATCTCGCGCGAGGGCAGCCTCATCGACTTCGGCGTCGAGCACGCCATCGTCAAGAAGTCCGGCGCCTGGTACACGTACGACGGCGAGCAGCTCGGCCAGGGCAAGGAGAACGCCCGCAACTTCCTCATCAAGAACGAAGACGTCGCGGCCGAGATCGAGTCGAAGATCAAGTCGAAGCTCGGCATCGGCGTTCCGCGCGGAGCCGAGACGCCCGCCGAAGACGAGCTGGCCAAGCGCCGCCCGGCGTGA
- a CDS encoding regulatory protein RecX, translated as MRSGGEHESLAPVIPLFGGAVPEHPEGVSDHVVPDGGSGVEESASSDPSSGEGSWHPTWAADRPGAAEDAVDSPGVELAEKALLKKLRTRSLSLSEARGVLREHDLDEVAVESVLASLEEYGYLDDAALAEQLIHAGVDRKGQGRQAIAQTLAKRGIPRDVADAALAALPDDDLERALEFARGKVRSLTSVDRDTALRRLSGQLARRGYGGSLAMTAARIALDERSAPSSGVRFR; from the coding sequence ATGCGTAGCGGGGGCGAGCACGAATCGCTCGCCCCCGTCATCCCCCTCTTCGGTGGAGCAGTGCCCGAGCATCCGGAGGGCGTGTCGGATCACGTCGTGCCTGACGGCGGCTCCGGCGTGGAGGAATCGGCCTCGTCCGACCCATCGTCGGGCGAGGGATCGTGGCACCCGACCTGGGCAGCCGACCGTCCCGGCGCCGCCGAGGACGCGGTCGACTCTCCGGGTGTCGAGCTGGCGGAGAAGGCGCTGCTGAAGAAGCTGCGGACGCGATCGCTGTCGCTGTCGGAGGCGCGGGGCGTGCTCCGGGAGCACGACCTCGACGAGGTCGCCGTGGAGAGCGTGCTGGCGTCGCTCGAGGAGTACGGCTACCTCGACGACGCCGCGCTCGCCGAGCAGCTGATCCACGCGGGAGTCGACCGCAAGGGGCAGGGGCGCCAGGCGATCGCTCAGACGCTCGCCAAGCGCGGCATCCCTCGCGACGTGGCCGACGCCGCGCTGGCGGCGCTCCCCGACGACGACCTCGAGCGTGCTCTCGAGTTCGCCCGCGGCAAGGTGCGGTCACTGACGAGCGTCGACCGCGACACCGCCCTGCGACGGCTGAGCGGGCAGCTGGCTCGGCGCGGCTACGGCGGGTCGCTCGCGATGACGGCGGCGCGCATCGCGCTCGATGAGCGGTCTGCTCCCTCGAGCGGCGTCCGTTTCCGCTGA
- the miaB gene encoding tRNA (N6-isopentenyl adenosine(37)-C2)-methylthiotransferase MiaB, which yields MTSPSSSPTLIAPSPAATGVDGRVRTYEVRTFGCQMNVHDSERLSGSLESAGYVRAELGAEADVVVINTCAVRDNAAGKLYGTLGHLKSRKDHHEGMQIAVGGCLAQMDKDAVQQKAPWVDVVFGTHNMGSLPSLLERARHNGEAELEILESLEVFPSTLPTKRDSVYSGWVSISVGCNNTCTFCIVPSLRGKEKDRRPGDILNEIRLLVDDGAIEVTLLGQNVNSYGVEFGDRQAFGKLLRAAGEIEGLERIRFTSPHPAAFTDDVIEAMAETPAVMPQLHMPLQSGSDRILKAMRRSYRSERFLGILDRVREKMPDAAITTDIIVGFPGETDEDFEETMRVVEASRFSSAFTFQYSIREGTPAATMPDQVPKAVVQERYERLIALQERISLEENQKQLGREAQVLVSMGEGKKDAETHRLTGRAEDNRLVHFEVPAGSVVPRPGDVVSVTVTHAAPFHLLADATDGEPLRIRRTRAGDAYERSLAESCAVPAPSGDGSSAGQKRSVSLGLPTLRVGV from the coding sequence ATGACTTCCCCCTCCTCCTCCCCGACGCTCATCGCGCCGTCGCCTGCCGCGACCGGCGTGGACGGGCGGGTGCGCACGTACGAGGTGCGCACATTCGGCTGCCAGATGAACGTGCACGACTCCGAGCGACTCTCGGGCTCGCTCGAGAGCGCGGGTTACGTGCGGGCCGAGCTCGGCGCCGAGGCCGATGTGGTCGTCATCAACACCTGCGCGGTCCGTGACAACGCCGCGGGCAAGCTCTACGGCACGCTCGGTCACCTCAAGTCGCGCAAGGACCACCACGAGGGTATGCAGATCGCGGTCGGTGGCTGCCTCGCCCAGATGGACAAGGACGCCGTGCAGCAGAAGGCGCCCTGGGTCGACGTCGTCTTCGGCACCCACAACATGGGATCGCTGCCGAGCCTGCTCGAGCGTGCGCGTCACAACGGCGAGGCGGAGCTCGAGATCCTCGAGTCGCTCGAGGTCTTCCCGTCGACGCTCCCCACCAAGCGCGACTCCGTTTACAGCGGCTGGGTGTCCATCTCGGTCGGCTGCAACAACACCTGCACCTTCTGCATCGTGCCGAGCCTCCGCGGCAAGGAGAAGGACCGCCGACCCGGCGACATCCTGAACGAGATCCGCCTGCTCGTCGACGACGGCGCGATCGAGGTCACGCTGCTCGGCCAGAACGTCAACTCGTACGGCGTCGAGTTCGGCGACCGTCAGGCGTTCGGCAAGCTCCTTCGCGCGGCCGGCGAGATCGAGGGACTCGAGCGCATCCGATTCACGAGCCCGCACCCGGCCGCGTTCACCGACGACGTCATCGAGGCGATGGCCGAGACGCCCGCCGTCATGCCCCAGCTGCACATGCCGCTGCAGTCGGGGAGCGACCGCATCCTCAAGGCGATGCGTCGCTCCTACCGCAGCGAGCGGTTCCTCGGCATCCTCGATCGCGTGCGCGAGAAGATGCCCGACGCCGCGATCACGACCGACATCATCGTCGGCTTCCCCGGCGAGACCGACGAGGACTTCGAAGAGACGATGCGGGTCGTCGAGGCATCCCGCTTCTCGAGCGCCTTCACCTTCCAGTACTCGATCCGTGAGGGCACGCCCGCCGCCACGATGCCGGACCAGGTGCCGAAGGCCGTGGTGCAGGAGCGCTACGAGCGACTCATCGCGCTTCAGGAGCGCATCTCGCTCGAAGAAAACCAGAAGCAGCTCGGACGTGAGGCGCAGGTGCTCGTCTCGATGGGCGAGGGCAAGAAGGACGCCGAGACGCACCGCCTCACCGGCCGCGCCGAGGACAACCGGCTCGTGCACTTCGAGGTGCCGGCCGGCTCCGTCGTGCCGCGTCCCGGTGACGTGGTGAGCGTCACCGTCACCCACGCGGCGCCGTTCCACCTCCTCGCCGATGCGACCGACGGTGAGCCGCTGCGCATCCGCCGCACCCGCGCAGGCGATGCGTACGAGCGCTCCCTCGCCGAGTCCTGCGCCGTCCCGGCACCCTCAGGCGACGGGTCCTCGGCGGGACAGAAGCGCAGCGTGTCGCTCGGGCTGCCCACGCTCCGCGTCGGCGTCTGA
- the miaA gene encoding tRNA (adenosine(37)-N6)-dimethylallyltransferase MiaA: MAASPAVWAVVGATGTGKTALSLDLAEALAARGRPAEIVNADAMQLYRGMDIGTAKLPESERRGIPHHLFDVLAVTEDAAVAWYQDAARDAIRGIHARGADAVLVGGSGLYVSSVLFDFRFPPRDPEVRARLEAELDELGPGVLFERLRHADPAAAERMDPRNGRRIVRALEVIAQGSQTHGAALPDEPVPWHPDTRIVGVGVPRDELVVRLDDRVEGMWREGLLDEVAALREQGLEQGVTARRAIGYAQALAELAGELGEPEAIAQTQQLTRRYARRQVSWFRRYAGVTWVEPGHPAARLVEEDA, from the coding sequence GTGGCGGCGAGTCCCGCGGTCTGGGCCGTCGTCGGAGCGACGGGCACCGGCAAGACGGCGCTGTCGCTCGACCTCGCAGAAGCCCTCGCGGCGCGTGGCCGACCGGCCGAGATCGTCAATGCCGACGCCATGCAGCTCTACCGCGGGATGGACATCGGCACGGCCAAGCTCCCCGAGAGCGAGCGGCGCGGCATCCCGCACCACCTCTTCGACGTGCTCGCGGTCACCGAAGATGCCGCGGTCGCCTGGTATCAGGATGCCGCTCGCGACGCGATCCGCGGCATCCACGCGCGGGGCGCCGACGCCGTGCTCGTGGGCGGCTCGGGCCTCTACGTGTCGAGCGTGCTCTTCGACTTCCGCTTCCCGCCGCGCGACCCCGAGGTGCGCGCGCGCCTCGAAGCGGAGCTCGACGAGCTCGGCCCCGGCGTGCTGTTCGAGCGGCTGCGTCACGCCGACCCGGCTGCCGCCGAGCGCATGGACCCGCGCAACGGCCGTCGCATCGTGCGCGCCCTCGAGGTCATCGCACAGGGCTCGCAGACGCACGGCGCGGCGCTCCCCGACGAGCCCGTGCCCTGGCATCCCGACACCCGGATCGTCGGCGTCGGAGTGCCTCGCGACGAGCTCGTCGTGCGACTCGACGACCGTGTCGAGGGCATGTGGCGCGAGGGGCTGCTCGACGAGGTCGCGGCGCTGCGCGAGCAGGGCCTCGAACAGGGCGTCACGGCGCGTCGCGCGATCGGGTACGCGCAGGCGCTGGCCGAGCTCGCGGGGGAGCTGGGCGAGCCCGAGGCGATCGCGCAGACACAGCAGCTGACCCGTCGGTATGCGCGCCGCCAGGTGTCGTGGTTCCGCCGCTACGCCGGCGTCACCTGGGTGGAGCCGGGGCACCCCGCCGCCCGACTCGTGGAGGAGGACGCATGA
- a CDS encoding GNAT family acetyltransferase, protein MITVRPFEVGETDAVVALWHAAGLTRPWNDPHRDIERKLAVQPELFLVAVDDDDLVGTVMAGYDGHRGWLYYLATAPERRGEGIARRLVVEAEERLLAMGCPKAQLMVRPDNAGARGLYNALGYEPFETWATGKRLIPDA, encoded by the coding sequence ATGATCACGGTGAGGCCGTTCGAGGTGGGCGAAACCGACGCCGTCGTCGCGCTGTGGCATGCGGCGGGGCTGACGCGACCGTGGAATGACCCGCACCGCGACATCGAGCGGAAGCTCGCCGTGCAGCCCGAGCTCTTCCTCGTCGCCGTCGACGATGACGACCTCGTGGGGACCGTCATGGCCGGCTACGACGGACATCGCGGCTGGCTCTACTACCTCGCGACGGCTCCCGAGCGCCGCGGCGAGGGCATCGCGCGGCGGCTCGTCGTCGAGGCGGAGGAGCGGCTCCTCGCCATGGGATGCCCCAAGGCGCAGCTCATGGTCCGCCCCGACAACGCGGGCGCCCGCGGCCTCTACAACGCCCTCGGGTACGAGCCCTTCGAGACGTGGGCGACGGGCAAGCGGCTCATTCCCGACGCCTGA
- the dapF gene encoding diaminopimelate epimerase: MPQTIPFTKGHGTGNDFVIVPDPDGVLNLSDDQIAALCDRRFGIGGDGVLRVVRSAAVDEGDEAAEWFMDYRNADGSKAEMCGNGIRVFTRYLLETGLASLDGGDPLPISTRNGVLPLTRSDLGFEVDLGRFRVEEDETLVRARGLSVPRPGLGIDVGNPHVVVALPADEELDGLDLTAKPLLQPEPPRGANVEFVVPADPLVRDGVGAIRMRVFERGVGETLSCGTGVAASALAVRHWAGPAAPDRWTVDVPGGRLGVRVADVAGEPHVFLSGPATLVFTGEVALA; the protein is encoded by the coding sequence ATGCCGCAGACCATCCCGTTCACGAAAGGTCACGGCACGGGCAACGACTTCGTGATCGTGCCCGACCCCGACGGGGTCCTCAACCTGAGCGACGATCAGATCGCCGCGCTGTGCGATCGCCGCTTCGGCATCGGCGGCGACGGTGTGCTCCGGGTGGTGCGCTCGGCCGCGGTCGACGAGGGCGACGAGGCCGCCGAGTGGTTCATGGACTACCGCAACGCCGACGGCTCGAAGGCGGAGATGTGCGGCAACGGCATCCGCGTCTTCACGCGGTACCTGCTCGAGACGGGGCTCGCGTCGCTCGACGGCGGCGACCCGCTGCCGATCAGCACCCGGAACGGCGTCCTTCCGCTCACGCGCAGCGACCTCGGCTTCGAGGTCGACCTCGGTCGCTTCCGCGTGGAGGAGGACGAGACGCTCGTCCGCGCCCGCGGCCTCTCGGTGCCCCGGCCGGGCCTCGGCATCGACGTCGGCAATCCGCACGTCGTCGTCGCGCTTCCCGCCGACGAGGAGCTGGACGGACTCGACCTGACCGCGAAGCCGCTGCTGCAGCCCGAGCCGCCGCGCGGGGCGAACGTCGAGTTCGTGGTGCCGGCCGACCCTCTCGTGCGAGACGGCGTCGGCGCGATCCGCATGCGGGTCTTCGAGCGCGGAGTGGGCGAGACGCTCAGCTGCGGCACCGGCGTGGCGGCCTCGGCGCTCGCCGTGCGGCACTGGGCAGGGCCCGCCGCGCCCGATCGCTGGACCGTCGATGTTCCGGGCGGACGCCTCGGCGTGCGCGTCGCCGACGTCGCGGGCGAGCCCCACGTGTTCCTCTCGGGCCCCGCGACACTCGTGTTCACGGGCGAGGTCGCGCTCGCCTGA
- a CDS encoding methyltransferase gives MSGDHYFSASPSSSENLRRIRVQLAGRDLEVTTAGGVFSPDHVDAGAAVLLANTPPPPHGGHLLDLGCGWGPIALSVALDAPHATVWAVDVNERALDLVRRNAEALGLHNVNAALPDDVPDDVTFRTIRSNPPIRVGKNELHGLLERWIPRLDERSDAWLVVQRNLGSDSLQRWLAATFDDGYSVHRAATGRGFRVLKVRRHGTPRTEPVRLP, from the coding sequence ATGAGCGGCGACCATTACTTCAGCGCGTCGCCCTCCAGTTCCGAGAATCTCCGTCGCATCCGCGTGCAGCTCGCCGGTCGCGACCTGGAGGTCACGACGGCGGGGGGCGTCTTCAGCCCCGACCACGTGGACGCGGGGGCGGCGGTGCTCCTGGCGAACACTCCCCCGCCGCCGCACGGCGGACATCTGCTGGATCTGGGCTGCGGCTGGGGTCCGATCGCGCTGAGCGTCGCGCTCGACGCGCCGCACGCCACGGTGTGGGCGGTCGACGTCAACGAGCGAGCGCTCGACCTCGTTCGCCGCAACGCCGAGGCGCTCGGCCTCCACAATGTCAACGCCGCGCTGCCCGACGATGTTCCCGACGACGTCACCTTCCGGACCATCCGCTCCAATCCGCCGATCCGAGTCGGCAAGAACGAGCTGCACGGCCTGCTCGAACGCTGGATCCCCCGCCTCGACGAGCGCTCCGATGCGTGGCTCGTCGTGCAGCGGAACCTCGGGTCGGACTCGCTGCAGCGCTGGCTCGCCGCGACCTTCGACGACGGCTACAGCGTGCATCGCGCCGCGACGGGTCGCGGCTTCCGCGTGCTCAAGGTGCGCCGGCACGGCACGCCGCGCACGGAGCCGGTGCGGCTGCCCTGA
- the hflX gene encoding GTPase HflX produces MTDTTTPQSTESTPVDPVDPVDRVLSRADARSGVRVFGAAQALQDETTISRADTDGEQWDREERAALRRVPGLSTELEDVTEVEYRQLRLENVVLVGVHPQGEQEDAENSLRELAALSETAGAVVLDGVLQRRPHPDPATYVGRGKAEELRDIVAAVGADTVIADTELAPSQRRALEDVVKVKVIDRTTVILDIFSQHAKSREGKAQVELAQLEYLLPRLRGWGDSMSRQAGGQVGAGGAGMGSRGPGETKIELDRRRIRTKMAQLRRQIRDFAPARDAKRAERKRNTIPAVAIAGYTNAGKSSLLNRLTRAGVLVENALFATLDTSVRRAETTDGRVYTLTDTVGFVRNLPHQLVEAFRSTLEEVGDSDVILHVVDASHPDPGAQLKTVRDVIGDVGARDTRELVVFNKADLVTDDERMLLRGLEPDALFVSSRTGEGIDELRAAIEAALPLPEVEVRAVVPYDRGDLVSAIHETGHLVSQSHEAEGTAVHAYVSPRLAADLAPFSL; encoded by the coding sequence ATGACAGACACCACCACCCCTCAGAGCACCGAATCCACGCCCGTCGACCCCGTCGACCCGGTGGATCGGGTGCTTTCGCGTGCGGACGCACGCTCGGGCGTGCGGGTGTTCGGCGCGGCGCAGGCGCTTCAGGACGAGACGACGATCTCGCGCGCCGACACCGACGGCGAGCAGTGGGACCGCGAGGAGCGCGCCGCGCTGCGTCGCGTTCCCGGCCTGTCCACGGAGCTCGAGGACGTCACCGAAGTCGAGTACCGGCAGCTGCGACTCGAGAACGTCGTGCTCGTGGGCGTGCACCCGCAGGGTGAGCAGGAGGACGCCGAGAACTCGCTGCGCGAGCTCGCCGCCCTCTCCGAGACCGCGGGCGCCGTCGTGCTCGACGGCGTGCTGCAGCGCCGTCCGCATCCCGATCCCGCCACCTATGTCGGCCGGGGCAAGGCCGAGGAGCTGCGCGACATCGTCGCCGCCGTCGGCGCCGACACGGTGATCGCCGACACGGAGCTCGCCCCCAGCCAGCGTCGTGCGCTGGAGGACGTTGTGAAGGTCAAGGTCATCGACCGCACGACCGTCATCCTCGACATCTTCAGCCAGCACGCCAAGAGCCGCGAGGGCAAGGCGCAGGTCGAGCTCGCACAGCTCGAGTACCTCCTTCCGCGTCTGCGCGGCTGGGGTGACTCGATGAGCCGCCAGGCCGGTGGCCAGGTCGGCGCGGGCGGCGCGGGAATGGGCTCGCGCGGTCCCGGTGAGACGAAGATCGAGCTCGACCGCCGCCGCATCCGCACGAAGATGGCGCAGCTGCGCCGCCAGATCCGCGACTTCGCCCCCGCGCGCGACGCCAAGCGCGCCGAGCGCAAGCGCAACACGATCCCCGCCGTCGCGATCGCCGGGTACACCAACGCCGGCAAGTCGTCGCTCCTCAACCGGCTGACGCGCGCCGGCGTGCTCGTCGAGAACGCGCTGTTCGCGACGCTCGACACGTCCGTGCGACGCGCCGAGACGACGGATGGCCGCGTGTACACGCTGACCGACACGGTCGGCTTCGTGCGCAACCTGCCGCATCAGCTCGTCGAGGCGTTCCGCTCGACGCTCGAGGAGGTCGGCGACTCCGACGTCATCCTGCACGTCGTCGATGCATCCCACCCCGATCCGGGCGCGCAGCTCAAGACCGTGCGCGACGTCATCGGCGATGTCGGTGCGCGCGACACGCGTGAGCTCGTGGTCTTCAACAAGGCCGATCTCGTGACGGACGACGAGCGAATGCTGCTGCGCGGCCTCGAGCCGGACGCGCTGTTCGTCTCGTCGCGCACGGGCGAGGGCATCGACGAGCTGCGTGCCGCGATCGAGGCGGCGCTGCCGCTCCCCGAGGTCGAGGTGCGCGCCGTCGTGCCGTATGACCGCGGAGACCTCGTCTCGGCGATCCACGAGACGGGACACCTCGTGTCGCAGTCGCACGAGGCGGAAGGGACGGCGGTGCACGCGTACGTGTCGCCGCGTCTCGCGGCCGACCTCGCGCCGTTCAGCCTCTGA
- a CDS encoding prolyl oligopeptidase family serine peptidase, producing MSRELPYGSWPSPVTAAAVSAASPRLDGARFVGDEIWWGESVPEEGGRTTVRRRQPGGRVEELLPPPWSARSRVHEYGGGVWTASDDGILYFVEKADQRIWAVTPGEPPRPLTPPDEGVRFGGLTWQEGRLLAIRESHHEGRAPRRDIVAVATSGLWRVVSLTAQSDFVAQPALSPGGRHLAWVAWNHPDMPWDRTELRVGRLEGGIVAEWTAVTSGTTAALQPTWVDADDLLYADDATGRWNIWRLRLDFGLDHEDVAPGDADTGGPLWVLGTRWFAPLDDGRIVAVRTNGADEVVVIDPDSGEVRTIEVDVVANTSIEDVSGTRVLVSGSGASSPPAVWLVDIDSGGAESVAGSDAPWAEEWMPRPRAVTFDGPHGPVHAFDYPPTNPTAHAPAGELPPYVVFVHGGPTAHVGGAASGKITYFTSRGIGVLDVNYGGSSGYGRDYRERLRGLWGVVDVDDVAVAAAGLAAEGRADAARLVIEGGSAGGWTVLAALVAADVFAAGISRYGVGDARMLAEETHDFEAHYLDGLIGPLPRAERLYVERSPLSRPERFRVPVLLLQGSEDEVVPPSQSEAIRDALAARGIPHSYVVYEGEGHGFRKAETVVDALEKEIAFLGAVFGFETPDVPPLELS from the coding sequence ATGAGCCGTGAGCTCCCCTACGGATCCTGGCCTTCCCCCGTCACCGCAGCGGCCGTCTCGGCGGCCTCACCACGCCTCGACGGAGCACGCTTCGTCGGCGACGAGATCTGGTGGGGCGAGAGCGTCCCCGAGGAGGGCGGACGCACGACCGTGCGTCGCCGCCAGCCCGGCGGGCGCGTGGAAGAGCTCCTCCCGCCGCCCTGGAGCGCCCGCTCCCGCGTGCACGAGTACGGCGGCGGCGTGTGGACGGCGTCGGACGACGGCATCCTGTACTTCGTCGAGAAGGCCGATCAGCGCATCTGGGCCGTCACACCCGGCGAGCCGCCGCGACCGCTCACACCGCCGGACGAGGGGGTCCGGTTCGGCGGCCTGACGTGGCAGGAGGGCCGGCTGCTCGCGATCCGCGAATCTCATCACGAGGGCCGGGCGCCGCGACGCGACATCGTCGCGGTCGCGACCTCGGGGCTGTGGCGCGTCGTGTCGCTCACGGCGCAGAGCGACTTCGTCGCGCAGCCCGCGCTCTCGCCGGGCGGCCGCCATCTCGCCTGGGTGGCCTGGAACCATCCCGACATGCCCTGGGACCGCACAGAGCTGCGCGTCGGGCGTCTCGAAGGCGGCATCGTGGCGGAGTGGACCGCGGTCACGTCCGGCACCACCGCGGCGCTTCAGCCGACATGGGTCGACGCGGACGACCTCCTCTACGCCGACGATGCCACCGGGCGCTGGAACATCTGGCGCCTCCGCCTGGACTTCGGCCTCGACCACGAGGACGTCGCTCCCGGCGACGCCGACACCGGCGGACCGCTGTGGGTGCTCGGAACGCGCTGGTTCGCGCCGCTCGACGATGGCCGCATCGTGGCCGTCCGCACGAACGGCGCCGACGAGGTGGTCGTCATCGACCCCGACAGCGGCGAGGTGCGCACGATCGAGGTCGACGTCGTCGCCAACACGTCGATCGAGGACGTCTCCGGCACGCGGGTCCTGGTGTCGGGCTCCGGCGCCTCCTCGCCGCCCGCCGTGTGGCTCGTCGACATCGACTCCGGCGGCGCCGAAAGCGTCGCCGGTTCCGACGCGCCCTGGGCAGAGGAATGGATGCCGCGCCCCCGCGCCGTGACCTTCGACGGCCCGCACGGACCCGTCCACGCCTTCGACTACCCTCCGACGAACCCCACGGCTCACGCACCCGCCGGCGAGCTGCCGCCCTACGTCGTCTTCGTGCACGGCGGACCCACGGCCCACGTCGGGGGTGCGGCATCCGGCAAGATCACCTACTTCACGAGCCGCGGGATCGGCGTGCTCGACGTCAACTACGGCGGCTCGTCCGGCTACGGGCGCGACTACCGGGAGCGCCTGCGGGGCCTGTGGGGCGTGGTCGACGTCGACGACGTCGCGGTCGCGGCTGCGGGCCTTGCGGCGGAGGGGCGAGCGGACGCGGCGCGTCTCGTGATCGAGGGCGGCTCGGCCGGCGGGTGGACGGTGCTGGCGGCGCTGGTGGCAGCCGACGTCTTCGCCGCCGGCATCTCGCGCTACGGCGTGGGCGATGCCCGCATGCTGGCGGAGGAGACGCACGACTTCGAGGCGCACTACCTCGACGGGCTCATCGGCCCGCTCCCCCGGGCGGAGCGGCTGTACGTCGAGCGGTCGCCGCTCAGCCGCCCCGAGCGCTTCCGGGTGCCCGTGCTCCTGCTGCAGGGCTCCGAGGACGAGGTCGTGCCGCCGTCGCAGTCGGAGGCGATCCGCGACGCACTCGCGGCGCGCGGCATCCCGCACTCGTACGTGGTCTACGAGGGCGAGGGCCACGGCTTCCGGAAGGCCGAGACCGTCGTCGACGCGCTCGAGAAGGAGATCGCCTTCCTGGGCGCGGTCTTCGGGTTCGAGACGCCGGATGTTCCGCCGCTCGAGCTGTCGTAG
- a CDS encoding methylenetetrahydrofolate reductase — translation MTAAVRTADAVPFSFEIYPPRSDAATAALHETIRHLADAGPRFISVTYGAGGSTGGRSLELVRHIRETTDVEPLAHLTCVGTTYADAARLIREFLDAGITSFLALRGDPPLGATEDDAFLGDLETAAQLVQLIHRVQAERSPYTECPIPGVPGAARVDRRRKAEISVAAFPNGHPRSRHPHEHIDALLAKQAAGATSAITQLFFHADDYLGFVEQSRAAGVVIPILPGIMPIVSPARLRRVLELTGEQLPTGLAAALDAEPTAEGQRAVGIAHAVELAREVVAGGAPGIHLYAFNHHETVLEVLREAGALVPSELEAAR, via the coding sequence ATGACTGCAGCTGTGCGCACCGCCGACGCGGTGCCGTTCTCGTTCGAGATCTACCCGCCGCGCTCCGACGCCGCGACCGCAGCGCTGCACGAGACGATCCGTCATCTCGCCGACGCGGGACCCCGCTTCATCTCCGTCACATACGGCGCAGGTGGGTCGACCGGCGGACGCTCCCTCGAGCTCGTGCGGCACATCCGCGAGACGACCGACGTCGAGCCGCTCGCGCACCTCACGTGCGTCGGCACGACCTATGCGGACGCCGCGCGCCTCATCCGCGAGTTCCTCGACGCCGGCATCACGAGCTTCCTCGCCCTCCGCGGCGATCCTCCGCTCGGCGCGACGGAGGACGACGCCTTCCTGGGCGACCTCGAGACGGCGGCGCAGCTCGTGCAGCTCATCCATCGTGTCCAGGCGGAGCGCTCGCCGTACACCGAGTGCCCCATCCCCGGCGTGCCGGGCGCCGCGCGCGTCGATCGCCGCCGCAAGGCGGAGATCTCGGTCGCCGCCTTCCCCAACGGGCACCCCCGGTCGCGGCATCCGCACGAGCACATCGACGCGCTGCTCGCGAAGCAGGCGGCCGGTGCGACGTCGGCGATCACGCAGCTCTTCTTCCACGCCGACGACTATCTCGGCTTCGTCGAGCAGTCGCGCGCCGCGGGGGTCGTCATCCCCATCCTCCCCGGCATCATGCCGATCGTCTCGCCCGCCCGTCTTCGCCGCGTGCTCGAGCTGACGGGGGAGCAGCTGCCGACGGGCCTCGCCGCCGCCCTCGACGCCGAGCCGACGGCCGAGGGCCAGCGCGCCGTCGGCATCGCCCACGCCGTGGAGCTCGCCCGCGAGGTCGTCGCGGGCGGTGCCCCCGGCATCCATCTGTACGCGTTCAACCATCACGAGACCGTTCTCGAGGTGCTCCGCGAAGCCGGCGCCCTCGTCCCTTCCGAACTGGAGGCCGCACGATGA